In Rhizoctonia solani chromosome 7, complete sequence, one DNA window encodes the following:
- a CDS encoding Reverse transcriptase (RNA-dependent DNA polymerase): MHALLNEPLYEYFDIFILQDIWWGRIGSQKDTNPEKQNIYGTVSSSNFLCIIPPGANTVEGPGVAIYIQNNQDIHPQFSDISPIHKDILAIDLKLHNSPVTIINCYPHGKSFKDTVEAISNINIPMDRPCIMAGDFNMHHPDWALNQSKWEHHCPNAQERLFRAYAEYQDLHILNHLNLPTHIVPRSHTSNAIIDLTLLNSRAVDAWPNLNWEVEAQSSGKSLGSDHMAITWTIGPHNQAKPVGVTEPSPRHIIDTSHQKKWTQEYMRQVQKTPLPTDPRSAEEADRITSLILEAMSNATKMVMPTPLRQKKPGPVRSPWWTDECSEAVHNLKHNPDQKPREQLRASLRGAIRRAKKHRGDKILAEISTQRVFDVLKWYQGKRRSILPPIQHPISGITATHPHDKARHLGAQFFPPANSPHVTLEPLGIREHPRRPHQPITTAEVRTAINLTSNRSAPGAFGSNYCLLKWAFNASPNYFVTLFNLCLNIGYHPTALRNCIIAPIPKPNRANMSIPKNYRPIALLETLSKLLEKVITARLIHEAGEHQLIPQSQFGGKDITSCTDAGLCMIHDIQLAWKRNKAVSLLTLDVSGYFNNVDHSRLIYTLRRLGYSSNICDWLKSYLSNRTAQFRIDGLLCPHFQLPDVGIPQGSPLSPILSSLYLIPLLAASIDPQAHSFAYIDDFTILAYSRSHQDNITIMTDIIKNINQTAIKLGLEFELPKSDLIHFIRSACTPHSNPSLTFSHFGTDTVISPKDVVRWLGFYLDRKLNFKEHIQTMAVKARATLAGLRMLANSQNGLSVRHARILFKASVTPILTYGLPLWFHGRRQLSLLEPLRKVQNQGLRWILGAFRTTPTRCMEHLASIPPLHIACIRIIENLASKLRSIPALAEVARRLPQSWDSSTSPQPNPKSPIAFAASLSHPDIEFITPYLVHPSKPNNPWPDQLSIDEKSPSATKKAAAKVIKNEIEEAESNPNGNTIHSFSDGHAGSLNGVPKIGLGFIVKYGHQTLARQSYSIGPRANIYDAEMLGIALCLNKSVAIAEQVQAKRIIIYCDNQAAVKTISSLQRHPAQYAARLFHQYAQHFLEKDPNHHITVKWLPGHSKITGNELADELAKGSETLQPTPIFNRTITWAKTMATKRATRDWKKVWAEHTIARPDSGTFIPRPPALKLHPIFNRPTYPRNVQCRLVQFLTGHGFYGAYSARFHSHIDPQCSCGEPSQTPEHLLMFCPDTEDYRHIITEASPERSWEELFGTLPGLEAVSEFILKSGIGKCRDTPATAQPL; this comes from the coding sequence ATGCATGCACTCCTCAACGAACCGCTATATGAGTATTTTGATATATTTATTCTCCAAGATATTTGGTGGGGCCGTATTGGCTCCCAGAAAGACACTAACCCAGAAAAACAGAATATTTATGGTACCGTCTCCTCTTCTAACTTTCTATGCATTATCCCCCCAGGCGCCAACACTGTCGAGGGGCCAGGGGTAGCTATTTATATACAAAACAATCAAGACATACACCCACAATTCTCCGACATATCCCCCATTCACAAGGACATACTCGCTATTGACCTCAAACTCCACAACTCTCCGGTCACAATTATCAACTGCTACCCCCATGGCAAGAGCTTCAAGGACACAGTGGAAGCAATCAGCAACATCAACATCCCCATGGACAGACCATGCATTATGGCTGGGGACTTCAACATGCACCACCCTGATTGGGCACTCAACCAATCCAAGTGGGAACATCATTGCCCAAACGCACAGGAGAGACTGTTCAGGGCATACGCTGAGTACCAAGACCTCCACATCCTTAACCACCTCAATCTCCCCACCCACATCGTCCCCAGATCGCATACCTCCAATGCCATTATAGATCTTACACTTCTTAACAGCCGAGCCGTTGACGCGTGGCCAAACCTCAACTGGGAGGTGGAAGCCCAGTCCTCAGGCAAGTCCCTTGGTTCGGACCATATGGCCATCACATGGACCATTGGCCCCCACaaccaagccaagcctgtaGGGGTCACGGAACCGTCCCCCAGGCACATTATTGACACCAGCCACCAAAAGAAGTGGACCCAAGAATACATGCGGCAAGTCCAGAAGACCCCTCTCCCTACAGATCCACGGTCGGCCGAAGAAGCTGATAGGATCACGTCATTGATTCTAGAAGCCATGTCAAACGCCACCAAGATGGTCATGCCCACCCCATTGCGTCAAAAGAAGCCTGGACCAGTTAGATCCCCATGGTGGACAGACGAGTGCTCTGAGGCCGTTCATAACCTCAAGCACAACCCTGACCAAAAACCAAGGGAACAACTGAGAGCAAGCTTGCGTGGTGCCATTAGACGGGCCAAGAAACACAGAGGGGACAAGATCCTGGCAGAGATCTCCACCCAACGTGTCTTTGACGTTCTCAAATGGTACCAAGGGAAGCGGCGATCAATCCTCCCCCCCATCCAGCATCCGATTTCAGGCATCACAGCCACCCACCCACACGACAAAGCTAGGCACCTAGGGGCTCAGTTCTTCCCTCCAGCCAACTCCCCACACGTCACACTGGAACCCCTGGGCATCAGAGAACATCCCAGAAGACCCCACCAGCCAATCACCACCGCGGAAGTCAGAACTGCCATCAATCTTACATCAAACCGCTCCGCGCCAGGGGCGTTCGGTTCTAACTACTGTTTGCTGAAATGGGCCTTCAACGCCTCCCCCAATTACTTTGTCACGCTGTTCAACCTATGCCTGAACATTGGATACCACCCCACCGCCCTGAGGAACTGTATTATTGCACCTATCCCCAAACCCAACCGCGCTAACATGTCTATCCCAAAGAACTACCGACCAATTGCCCTACTAGAAACCCTCTCCAAGCTCCTAGAGAAGGTCATCACAGCTAGGCTCATCCACGAGGCTGGGGAACACCAACTCATTCCCCAATCTCAATTTGGAGGTAAAGACATCACCTCATGTACAGACGCGGGACTATGCATGATACACGACATCCAACTTGCCTGGAAAAGGAACAAGGCTGTCTCCCTACTCACTCTAGACGTATCAGGATATTTCAATAACGTTGATCACTCTAGACTCATATACACCCTTAGGAGGCTAGGCTACTCGTCAAACATATGCGACTGGCTAAAATCATACCTTAGCAATCGCACTGCCCAATTCCGTATAGACGGCCTACTCTGCCCCCACTTCCAACTCCCAGACGTCGGTATCCCTCAGGGCTCACCCCTATCACCCATCCTCTCTTCTCTCTACTtgattcctcttcttgctgCCTCTATAGATCCTCAAGCCCACTCTTTTGCCTACATAGACGACTTTACCATCCTTGCCTACTCCCGCTCCCATCAAGATAACATCACCATCATGACCGACATCATCAAGAACATTAACCAAACTGCTATTAAACTTGGCCTAGAATTTGAACTTCCTAAGTCTGACCTCATTCATTTCATCCGCTCTGCTTGTACCCCCCATTCCAATCCTTCACTGACCTTTTCACACTTTGGTACAGATACTGTCATCAGTCCAAAGGACGTGGTCCGATGGCTGGGATTCTATCTGGACAGAAAGCTTAACTTCAAGGAACACATCCAGACCATGGCAGTCAAAGCCAGAGCTACTCTAGCTGGTCTACGCATGTTAGCTAACTCCCAGAACGGTCTCTCAGTCCGTCACGCCCGCATCCTGTTTAAGGCCAGTGTCACTCCGATCTTGACTTATGGACTCCCTCTGTGGTTTCATGGGCGTAGGCAATTGTCGTTGCTCGAACCACTTAGGAAAGTACAGAATCAAGGTCTGAGATGGATACTCGGTGCTTTCCGAACAACTCCCACCAGATGCATGGAGCACCTCGCTTCAATCCCTCCCCTACACATTGCTTGTATTAGAATCATTGAAAATCTTGCTAGCAAACTCAGATCCATCCCCGCACTAGCAGAGGTCGCGCGACGACTGCCACAGAGTTGGGACTCTTCCACATCCCCCCAACCTAACCCCAAATCTCCTATCGCATTCGCCGCGTCCCTCTCACACCCGGATATTGAGTTCATCACACCGTACCTTGTTCACCCGTCGAAACCCAATAACCCATGGCCGGACCAACTCTCAATCGATGAGAAGTCACCCAGTGCCACCAAAAAGGCCGCCGCCAAGGTTATCAAGAACGAGATCGAAGAAGCCGAAAGCAACCCGAACGGGAACACCATCCACAGTTTCTCGGACGGCCACGCCGGTTCACTCAACGGCGTCCCTAAGATCGGACTAGGCTTCATCGTAAAATACGGGCACCAGACCCTAGCAAGACAATCATACAGTATTGGCCCCAGAGCGAACATCTATGACGCGGAAATGTTGGGCATAGCCCTTTGCCTAAACAAATCCGTGGCAATTGCCGAACAAGTACAAGCCAAGCGAATCATCATCTACTGCGACAACCAGGCGGCGGTCAAAACCATATCGTCCCTCCAGAGACACCCCGCACAATACGCCGCCCGGCTattccatcaatacgccCAACACTTCCTGGAGAAAGACCCAAACCACCACATCACCGTCAAATGGTTACCTGGGCACTCCAAGATAACCGGGAACGAACTCGCAGATGAACTAGCTAAGGGGAGCGAGACGCTCCAACCTACCCCCATATTCAACAGAACAATCACATGGGCCAAGACGATGGCCACGAAACGAGCCACTAGAGACTGGAAGAAAGTCTGGGCAGAACACACGATCGCTCGCCCAGACTCGGGGACTTTTATCCCACGCCCCCCAGCCCTCAAACTTCACCCCATATTCAACCGCCCCACATACCCTCGCAACGTACAATGCCGCCTAGTCCAATTCCTCACTGGACACGGCTTTTATGGGGCATACAGCGCTCGTTTCCACTCACACATCGACCCACAATGCTCATGCGGCGAACCATCTCAAACGCCCGAGCACCTGCTCATGTTCTGTCCGGATACGGAGGATTACAGACATATCATCACTGAAGCATCACCTGAACGCTCCTGGGAGGAGTTATTCGGAACACTGCCGGGACTGGAGGCAGTATCTGAGTTCATACTAAAGTCGGGAATCGGGAAGTGTAGAGATACGCCGGCAACCGCTCAACCTCTGTAG
- a CDS encoding fusaric acid resistance-like protein codes for MLSLRKIIFLTLFTTPSIVSAHITPTVPTAGAQYQGGQTQVFKWSYSKDDVNGNPFIAERFKCDLMWGKNHWVALLARNLSIHDEWVAVHFRPDYGFDSTAYYVRYATEETSSVVNTNHFTLSDMNGTNFSQLFNEQPDPNVASHGSGGSGSDHTNQSISSTLTTTNLGHSSEKATGFTRNGNAPTSTGVYPLPTSSMAGFTNGNDQGVSQTGGPIGPLGAPPMPTVGDTDDSQQISTDSQQSPVQSGTNTPRSLGPFATLPRSSKSTPAESILNEPGAEPGGTRPLPIFQSRKPANFFEDEAQVAFSPPTLQGFDQRGNDLTRSFRDIMPRSLGNEPVENRARDRPTKPPLDRNWTLLGQLLKDDGALKRRRASVAVAPPNPPRTLRQPLPSSNRESRSSSNRPLGARSQSSSPDILSSQEIPFDAPNHPFTQSVTIAQSSHDETELFTRPNTEDEHLLSRSTSATAGGGSIRRRGQTNIIREDSYDSSSDSDHEDTESDSTNDQLSIPITSRIWLPALSPVQKKVLKCSIAYTIGCLFTFVPALSNLLTDIVPLGTQQGPSPTGHMVATVAVYYNPAKTIGAMIEADMFCLVGAAFASIASLVATDSFWFFELQPGWEWLADLLVLAWVGLAMALIAWSKLWVNKPTFGSACSMTSIILFVVIIKEGGTEVLAQVLFITALGITISNLTCFGLWPESATTNLQKEMTTTLNSFATLLKMLTSAFLLDDETPVRRQTLIKAAEAHQKSFTSLQKVLAEARVERCDPRIQRTAKVYDEVVLGLNHLAQHFGGLRSGTKLQFEFIQSHRETKDESNSTGLRANGKGIDMSGKEDEETKTPEAMFRSLIDDLGSPLRKLSEVCVGTLGKMSNAFQSVRQSDSDSDLEDFTKMKREIDQTLFQFESTSEQAVMRLFRRGDGGDNGEASSSEALDKENESVLLVFFFIFTLKELARDLMALTDVMSVIYITERAVAIEKSSWSWIWKRSICCFPGKRLPSPWKLGSSSESRPRKRPGLRRQISSRLLQATQNRTPLFPKVEPHAPNTALRLSRTQLSTWGRVKQSIWALGQFFRQPEIKYSIKTGMAVAILAAPAFIESTRETFMEYRGEWALISCFVVLSPTVGATNFLSLHRIMGTFVGATVAVVVFTLFRHQPAILVLCSFLYSLPCFYYIVNYPQYATSGRFVLLTYNLTCLFSYNSRDDDIPVLTVARRRATAVTIGVVWAFFVSRYWWPFEARRELGRVLSEFCLNIGWFYQCLVSSYSVRPDVLRQIAFGNGENPMKLKDGQDDEAINYPPHLRRPITEFMAMRLKLIELQGLLAQTQNEPRLKGPFPSMLDMLHSLRCATTQEDWYTVVRRQFIIPVNKERRDMVGNILLYFSTLSGAFQLKTPLPPYLPPAEQARKKLVDAVRQLEVVKNRDIKASKHLLFFAYVMLMGGVIKELEFLGSTLQEAFGVIGESSSLFEALFSNYDGDWEEGRPEIEDR; via the exons ATGCTTTCTCTTCGTAAAATCATCTTTTTAACTCTTTTTACTACACCCTCAATCGTTTCCGCCCATATCACTCCTACAGTTCCGACCGCAGGAGCACAGTATCAAGGAGGCCAAACGCAGGTCTTCAAGTGGTCCTACAGTAAGGACGACGTGAATGGTAATCCATTTATAGCAGAACGATTTAAATGTGATTTAATGTGGGGAAAGAAT CACTGGGTCGCATTGCTTGCTCGAAACCTGAGCATACACGATGAATGGGTCGCGGTTCACTTTAGGCCCGATTATGGATTCGATAGCACTGCATA CTACGTGCGCTATGCGACCGAAGAAACCAGCTCGGTTGTCAACACAAATCACTTTACTTTGTCAGATATGAACGGAACTAATTTCAGCCAGTTATTTAACGAACAACCTGATCCCAATGTCGCGTCTCATGGGTCTGGTGGGTCCGGCTCCGATCACACAAACCAGAGCATCTCGAGTACCCTCACCACAACAAATTTGGGACACAGCTCAGAGAAAGCCACAGGGTTTACTCGGAATGGCAACGCTCCTACCTCAACTGGTGTTTATCCGCTACCTACCAGCTCAATGGCCGGATTTACCAATGGAAACGATCAAGGCGTTTCGCAGACTGGCGGACCTATTGGACCCCTTGGAGCTCCACCGATGCCAACTGTGGGAGACACCGACGATTCCCAGCAGATCTCAACAGATAGTCA ACAATCTCCTGTCCAGAGTGGAACAAACACCCCGCGATCACTTGGTCCCTTCGCAACTTTACCACGAAGCAGCAAGTCCACACCCGCAGAGAGTATATTAAACGAGCCTGGTGCTGAGCCTGGTGGAACTCGCCCCCTTCCGATCTTTCAATCACGCAAGCCAGCTAATTTCTTTGAAGACGAAGCCCAAGTAGCCTTTTCACCCCCTACTCTTCAGGGGTTTGACCAACGCGGCAATGACTTGACCCGCTCTTTCCGTGACATAATGCCGAGATCTCTTGGGAATGAGCCCGTAGAGAATCGAGCTAGGGACCGTCCTACTAAGCCGCCATTGGATCGCAACTGGACGTTATTAGGCCAACTGCTGAAAGACGATGGAGCACTAAAGCGTCGGCGTGCATCGGTTGCTGTAGCCCCACCTAACCCCCCTCGGACTTTGAGACAGCCTTTACCATCATCTAATCGGGAATCCAGGTCCTCATCTAATCGTCCTTTAGGCGCAAGGAGTCAGTCTTCAAGCCCGGACATTTTGTCTTCGCAGGAAATTCCTTTTGATGCACCCAACCACCCATTCACTCAATCCGTTACAATCGCCCAGAGCTCTCATGATGAGACCGAGCTGTTCACTCGTCCCAATACCGAAGACGAACATCTTCTGTCCAGGTCTACCTCGGCCACGGCCGGTGGTGGGTCTATACGTCGCCGGGGGCAAACGAATATCATTCGCGAAGATAGCTATGATTCTTCTAGTGATTCCGACCATGAGGATACCGAAAGTGATTCAACTAATGACCAACTATCCATCCCAATCACCTCTCGCATTTGGTTGCCTGCACTTTCTCCTGTTCAGAAAAAGGTGCTTAAATGCTCAATTGCCTACACTATTGGGTGCCTTTTCACGTTTGTGCCAGCACTCTCGAATTTGCTGACAGATATCGTCCCACTTGGAACCCAACAAGGGCCATCTCCAACCGGACACATGGTTGCTACAGTTG CCGTTTACTACAATCCTGCC AAAACCATCGGCGCAATGATAGAAGCAGACATGTTTTGTTTGGTGGGAGCAGCATTTGCATCCATCGCCTCCTTGGTGGCGACGGACAGCTTTTGGTTCTTTGAGCTACAGCCGGGTTGGGAGTGGCTCGCTGATCTCCTtgtgttggcatgggtagGCTTGGCTATGGCACTGATTGCATGGTCTAAGCTTTGGGTCAACAAACCTACGTTTGGCAGCG CTTGTAGTATGACTAGTATTATT CTCTTCGTCGTTATTATCAAAGAGGGCGGGACAGAAGTACTTGCACAAGTGTTGTTCATCACCGCCTTAGGAATAACCATATCAAACCTCACATGCTTTGGATTATGGCCCGAAAGTGCGACCACCAATCTTCA GAAAGAAATGACTACCACCTTGAACTCGTTTGCCACATTGCTCAAGATGTTGACCAGCGCTTTCCTCCTAGATGACGAGACACCTGTTCGCCGTCAAACACTTATCAAAGCGGCTGAAGCCCATCAAAAGTCGTTCACTTCACTTCAAAAAGTATTGGCAGAGGCTCGCGTTGAACGATGTGACCCACGTATTCAAAGAACTGCCAAGGTCTATGACGAAGTCGTCTTGGGGCTAAATCACCTTGCCCAACATTTTGGTGGTCTTCGTAGCGGGACTAAGCTTCAGTTTGAATTTATACAAAGTCACAGAGAAACAAAGGACGAATCAAATTCAACGGGGCTTCGGGCGAATGGAAAAGGAATTGATATGAGTGGAAAAGAAGACGAGGAGACTAAGACTCCCGAAGCAATGTTTCGTTCTTTGATAgatgacttgggatctccattGCGAAAGCTTTCC GAAGTTTGCGTTGGAACATTGGGCAAAATGTCAAATGCATTCCAATCTGTTCGCCAGTCTGACTCCGACTCAGATCTGGAAGATTTTACCAAAATGAAGCGAGAGATTGACCAAACGCTCTTCCAATTCGAAAGTACCTCCGAACAGGCAGTTATGCGGTTGTTCCGTCGGGGAGATGGTGGGGACAACGGCGAAGCGTCAAGTAGTGAAGCATTGGACAAGGAGAATGAATCGGTGCTATTGGTGTTCTT CTTTATTTTCACGCTCAAGGAATTGGCTCGAGACCTGATGGCATTGACTGACGTTATGAGCGTTATATACATAACTGAGAGGGCTGTCGCCATAGAAAAGAGTTCTTGGAGTTGGATTTGGAAACGTAGTATCTGCTGCTTCCCTGGCAAACGACTTCCTTCGCCCTGGAAACTCGGGAGCAGCTCTGAATCAAGGCCTAGAAAGCGACCCGGGCTAAGGCGACAAATCT CATCACGCCTTCTTCAAGCCACGCAGAATCGCACCCCATTATTTCCCAAAGTCGAACCTCATGCGCCTAATACTGCACTACGACTTTCTCGCACCCAACTCAGCACATGGGGGAGAGTCAAACAATCGATTTGGGCCTTGGGACAGTTTTTCCGCCAGCCCGAAATTAAGTACAGCATTAAAACAGGAATGGCTGTAGCCATACTTGCCGCCCCTGCATTTATCGAGAGTACCAGAGAGACTTTTATGGAATACAGGGGAGAGTGGGCCCTGATATCT TGCTTTGTCGTTTTGTCGCCCACCGTAGGAGCC ACCAACTTCCTTAGCTTGCACCGTATCATGGGTACCTTCGTTGGAGCAACTGTTGCTGTTGTGGTGTTCACTTTATTCAGGCATCAACCAGCCATACTTGTTCTATGTTCGTTCTTGTATTCACTCCCATGCTTCTATTATATTGTTAA CTATCCTCAATACGCTACAAGTGGCCGATTTGTGCTTCTTACATATAACCTCACATGTCTATTTTC ATACAACTCCCGTGACGATGACATTCCTGTTTTGACGGTTGCCCGGCGTAGAGCTACGGCTGTGACAATTGGCGTTG TCTGGGCCTTCTTTGTGAGCAGATACTGGTGGCCATTTGAGGCTAGGAGGGAACTGGGAAGGGTGTTGAGCGA ATTCTGTCTTAACATTGGCTGGTTCTACCAGTGTCTCGTGTCCTCTTATTCTGTTCGTCCAGATGTGCTTCGACAGATAGCTTTCGGAAATGGAGAGAACCCCATGAAACTTAAGGATGGCCAAGATGATGAAGCTATAAACTATCCTCCCCATCTCAGGCGACCCATTACAGAATTCATGGCAATGCGA TTGAAGCTTATAGAGTTACAAGGACTTCTCGCACAGACACAGAACGAGCCTCGACTCAAGGGACCTTTTCCA TCAATGCTTGATATGCTCCACTCCCTACGATGTGCGACTACTCAGGAAGATTG GTACACA GTGGTTCGACGCCAGTTTATTATTCCGGTGAATAAAGAGCGGCGTGATATG GTTGGAAACATCCTACTATACTTTTCGACGCTATCTGGGGCATTCCAGCTCAAAACGCCACTTCCACCCTACTTGCCCCCTGCTGAGCAAGCGAGGAAGAAACTTGTGGATGCGGTACGACAACTGGAGGTAGTGAAGAATAGAGACATCAAGGCCTCGAAACATTTACTCTTCTTTGCCTATGTCATGCTCATGG GTGGCGTTATCAAGGAGCTTGAATTCCTCGGTAGCACCTTACAAGAAGCGTTCGGTGTTATTGGAGAGTCGTCCAGCCTATTTGAGGCACTATTCTCAAATTACGATGGAGACTGGGAAGAGGGACGACCGGAAATTGAAGATCGCTAG
- a CDS encoding rRNA (adenine-N6,N6)-dimethyltransferase, translated as MPRATTQRYSRSHSSSAKASASQSTSEATGSSSGRNPLFNTERFGQHILKNPLVAQGIVDKANLKPTDRVLEVGPGTGNLTVRILERAKHCTAVEMDPRMAAELTKRVQGTPEQHKLNIMIGDFVKAELPYFDVCISNTPYQISSPIVFRLLSHRPLFRVAILMFQREFALRLVARPGDALWCRLSANVQMYAKVDHIMKVGKNNFRPAPQVESSVVRIVPIDPPPPLRFEEFDGLTRILFSRRNKTAHANFLAKGVMELLDRNYKTWCAEKNKIVPDGFNMKEAVELILESTGFKESRAAKMDIDDLLADTTRSPGATIGIIAHHLLLWSSLRPFYTHLCSPKFIIAMSSNYDTITKTLSSPPPPTLEEILGTFSSQEGGDKELLEAIVRAKEAEELRVAAVASLQETIMQLQHALAQASGLIPPPRTPPRRNQSTKTARRRAAPNRSTSR; from the exons ATGCCTCGCGCGACTACTCAACGCTACTCTCGGAGTCATAGTTCTTCGGCCAAAGCAAGCGCCAGCCAGTCAACTTCTGAAGCTACAGGCAGCTCTTCGGGCCGAAATCCGCTATTTAATACTGAGAGGTTTGGTCAACATATTCTCAAAAATCCACTTGTAGCTCAAGG AATAGTTGATAAG GCGAACCTCAAACCGACAGATAGAGTCCTTGAAGTCGGACCGGGAACCGGGAATCTGACCGTACGAATCTTGGAAAGGGCGAAACATTGCACTGCTGTCGAAATGGATCCCCGTATGGCGGCAGAGTTGACAAAGCGAGTACAAGGGAC TCCAGAACAACACAAACTTAACATCATGATTGGTGACTTTGTCAAGGCAGAGCTACCTTATTTCGACGTTTGTATCAGTAACACCCCATATCAG ATCTCTTCTCCGATCGTTTTTCGACTTCTATCACACCGACCACTCTTCCGCGTTGCGATACTGATGTTCCAGCGTGAATTCGCCCTTCGACTTGTTGCTCGGCCTGGTGATGCTCTTTGGTGCAGGCTCTCAGCCAACGTTCAAATGTATGCAAAAGTCGACCACATTATGAAAGTCGGCAAAAATAACTTTCGACCTGCGCCACAAGTGGAATCAAGCGTTGTCCGAATAGTTCCGATTGACCCGCCACCTCCGCTCAGATTCGAAGAGTTTGATGGCTTGACACGGATCTTATTTTCTCGACGAAACAAAACTGCCCATGCCAACTTCCTGGCAAAAGGTGTGATGGAGCTCCTCGATAGGAACTACAAGACATGGTGCGCCGAAAAAAATAAG ATCGTTCCAGATGGCTTCAATATGAAGGAAGCGGTCGAATTAATACTAGAGAGCACTGGGTTCAAAGAGAGCAGAGCAGCTAAAATGGATATCGATGACCTACTTGC GGACACAACCAGGAGCCCCGGCGCCACAATCGGTATAATAGCCCATCATCTGCTTCTCTGGTCGAGTCTCCGACCCTTTTACACCCATCTCTGCTCCCCCAAGTTTATTATCGCAATGAGCAGCAACTACGATACCATCACCAAGACGCTTAGCTCC CCTCCTCCACCGACGTTGGAAGAGATTTTAGGCACATTCAGCTCCCAAGAAGGCGGAGACAAAGAGCTGTTGGAAGCCATCGTCCGTGCAAAAGAGGCCGAAGAACTG CGGGTTGCCGCTGTGGCAAGCTTACAAGAAACCATCATGCAACTACAGCATGCACTTGCGCAAGCATCGGGTCTAATCCCTCCCCCCCGTACCCCACCACGCCGTAACCAGTCAACAAAGACTGCGCGGCGTAGGGCTGCGCCAAATCGATCGACATCCAGGTGA
- a CDS encoding cAMP-independent regulatory protein pac2 — MSVPTLKGVTVSSVHSALVIFYAVSLNLLPKVEQRLNLDGRESLAAGDVYVWEERDLSSNVGGSMERWTDGIKWGTSRVRNDFLFYHERDFDPQEPQAVQDGRLIKQTFSVHFHNPVDPVNRIRKWHMVAYYNQSTVDSLLKVEDIPELAKLRVPEDMFQPARARRGQGRNTEPTSPTQFAHVHYRISPLPTSPHSGNSGISRPHSSPRSPYSHASSSSRDLGFSQANDLHGYRGSHPLTPEPVGRPAPLRRAVTSPGENIQTTVPPEDAKQTGGSSPLDTGNRENARSILPRISSSYPPSGGIPDPRIILPLPVVSRVTGIPRISADDKALSALQTRFMK, encoded by the exons ATGTCAGTACCGACATTGAAAGGTGTTACTGTCAG TTCTGTGCACAGCGCACTTGTAATATTTTATGCAGTTTCTTTAAATCTACTGCCAAAGGTCGAA CAACGACTCAATCTCGACGGGAGGGAGAGCCTTGCCGCCGGTGATGTCTACGTATGGGAGGAGCGCGATCTCTCTTCGAACGTTGGCGGTAGCATGGAGCGTTGGACCGATGGCATAAAATGGGGGACCAGTCGCGTTAGAAAT GACTTTTTGTTCTATCACGAACGGGACTTTGACCCTCAAGAGCCTCAAGCTGTTCAAGATGGCCGATTGATCAAGCAGACTTTCAGTGTACACTTCCATAATCCAGTTGATCCCGTCAACCGTATTCGCAAATGGCATATGG TGGCTTACTACAATCAATCCACAGTGGATAGTCTCCTCAAAGTAGAGGATATACCCGAACTCGCAAAGCTTCGAGTGCCCGAAGATATGTTTCAACCCGCTCGTGCGAGGCGTGGCCAAGGCCGGAATACCGAGCCAACTAGCCCGACTCAGTTTGCCCATGTACACTACCGAATATCCCCACTGCCCACTTCACCCCATTCCGGTAATAGCGGAATCTCAAGGCCGCATAGTAGTCCTAGATCCCCCTACTCCCATGCGAGCTCATCTTCCCGGGATTTAGGGTTCTCTCAAGCAAACGATCTGCACGGATATCGTGGAAGCCATCCCCTTACGCCGGAACCCGTAGGCCGTCCCGCTCCTCTACGTAGAGCAGTGACATCCCCCGGTGAGAATATTCAAACCACAGTTCCTCCAGAAGATGCGAAGCAAACCGGCGGTAGCTCTCCGCTCGACACCGGCAATCGTGAGAATGCCCGGTCGATACTTCCACGCATCTCATCATCTTATCCACCCTCCGGGGGAATTCCAGATCCTCGTATAATCCTTCCACTTCCGGTCGTTTCCCGTGTTACTGGAATTCCTCGTATTTCTGCGGACGACAAGGCATTGAGTGCATTGCAAACGCGATTTATGAAGTAG